A genomic region of Trueperaceae bacterium contains the following coding sequences:
- a CDS encoding septum site-determining protein MinC — protein sequence MRTRGTRGGILLSIDADDTVEGLEAVLAGSGELLSGKVIVEVSGRVPWTLAQLLSARIAEAGGELVELRPPTAVVSSRGETRIISRTVRSGAKLESSGSIVVLGDVNAGAELIANDDIIVVGSLRGLAHAGAAGNENAVIWAQQILSPQLRIGSALAQSAEGAESARGPEVAHLREGAIVLRPWN from the coding sequence ATGAGAACACGCGGAACCCGTGGGGGGATACTCCTCAGCATCGACGCCGATGACACCGTAGAGGGCCTCGAAGCGGTATTGGCCGGCAGCGGCGAGCTGCTGAGCGGCAAGGTGATCGTCGAGGTGAGCGGCCGGGTGCCGTGGACCCTGGCCCAGCTGCTCTCGGCCCGCATCGCGGAAGCCGGCGGCGAACTCGTCGAGCTTCGTCCGCCCACTGCCGTCGTTTCCAGCCGCGGTGAGACGCGGATCATCTCCCGGACCGTGCGGAGTGGGGCGAAGCTCGAGTCGAGCGGATCGATAGTGGTGCTCGGCGACGTCAACGCCGGGGCCGAACTGATCGCCAACGACGACATCATCGTGGTCGGGTCGCTGCGCGGGCTGGCTCACGCCGGCGCGGCGGGCAACGAGAACGCGGTCATCTGGGCACAGCAGATCCTGTCGCCACAGTTGCGGATAGGCAGCGCGCTGGCGCAGTCGGCCGAGGGGGCAGAGAGCGCCCGCGGCCCCGAGGTCGCCCACCTCCGCGAGGGAGCGATCGTGCTGAGGCCGTGGAACTGA
- a CDS encoding thiolase family protein, which yields MHREAVVVTAVRTPVGRAHKGLLKDTRPDDLAAMVVREALHRTPGLEAERVDDLLLGNAHPEGEAGYNFARLAVQIAGLPDRTAAATINRFCASGLQTIVQGSHSVSAGMADVVFAGGSDCTSRVPMGGHTLSINKALARVKPGAYHAMGETAEAVARKFGVTRERQDRFALESHRKALAAREAGRFDEQVMKVTTRVKDPEGNWQEVVLERDEGPRENTSMEALEALSPVFAFDDEATVTAGNSSPLNDGAAMTVLMTEEDARARGLRPLARLVQATVVGVPPEIMGIGPVPAIRELLARTGLSGDDVDLFEINEAFASQASYCQEELAIPDEKFNVNGGAIAIGHPLGATGARIAADLFAEMGRRGARFGVISMCVGGGQGMAALFERP from the coding sequence ATGCACCGGGAGGCGGTCGTCGTCACAGCCGTTCGAACGCCGGTGGGTCGCGCTCACAAAGGCCTTCTCAAGGACACCCGACCCGATGACCTGGCGGCGATGGTCGTACGGGAAGCGCTTCACAGGACTCCGGGCCTCGAGGCGGAGCGGGTAGACGACTTGCTCCTGGGGAACGCTCACCCGGAGGGTGAGGCCGGATACAACTTCGCTCGCCTCGCCGTCCAGATAGCGGGCCTGCCCGATCGCACGGCCGCGGCCACAATAAACCGGTTCTGCGCGAGCGGGTTGCAGACCATCGTGCAGGGCAGTCACTCGGTCTCGGCCGGCATGGCGGACGTGGTCTTCGCGGGCGGAAGCGACTGCACCAGCCGGGTGCCCATGGGCGGGCACACGCTCTCGATCAACAAAGCGCTGGCCCGGGTCAAGCCGGGGGCCTATCACGCGATGGGGGAGACGGCCGAAGCGGTAGCTCGGAAGTTCGGGGTGACGCGCGAGCGCCAGGACCGTTTCGCGCTGGAGTCGCACCGCAAGGCCCTCGCCGCTCGAGAAGCGGGCCGCTTCGACGAGCAGGTCATGAAGGTGACGACCAGAGTCAAGGATCCCGAGGGTAACTGGCAAGAAGTGGTCCTGGAGCGCGACGAAGGGCCGCGGGAGAACACCAGCATGGAGGCGCTCGAGGCCCTCTCGCCGGTATTCGCGTTCGATGACGAGGCGACCGTCACCGCCGGCAACTCGAGTCCCCTCAACGACGGCGCGGCGATGACTGTGCTCATGACGGAAGAGGACGCCCGGGCGAGAGGACTCAGGCCGCTGGCTCGCCTCGTCCAGGCGACGGTGGTGGGGGTGCCCCCCGAGATCATGGGGATCGGCCCCGTACCAGCGATCAGGGAGCTCCTCGCCAGGACAGGCTTGAGCGGCGACGACGTCGACCTGTTCGAGATAAACGAGGCGTTCGCCTCGCAGGCGAGCTACTGCCAGGAGGAGCTGGCGATCCCCGACGAGAAGTTCAACGTCAACGGGGGAGCCATCGCCATCGGTCACCCGCTCGGTGCTACCGGCGCACGAATAGCAGCCGACCTCTTCGCCGAGATGGGACGGCGCGGTGCTCGCTTCGGCGTCATCTCGATGTGCGTAGGCGGCGGCCAGGGGATGGCGGCGCTCTTCGAGAGACCTTAG
- a CDS encoding lysylphosphatidylglycerol synthase transmembrane domain-containing protein, translating to MKILKYVLHAVILIGLVLAALRYLNSEEVLEALYSFDPFYGVLVLMVPAVQLALKSWRFEVFLRPFGVRHPSTVMRAYAAGQPATLVPGGIAARIGLLSQAHVPVSTSAAAVLFSSLFDQAVFVMGLFVTAIWFPAARVAALITLGAVALVALLLAVPQVRTRLGRPFIWLAKRVGLEEGVEKFGEAVRTDLSKRVVAGALALSVAAFATDVLLLEFSLRGLDLQVPLPEVFLAYLLPTMLGRLSALPAGGIGLAEAGIVGYLAGVSGVDPSVAVVAAAVFRVSTVFLQALYGAFVYWFAWKGDRESVLATPAEA from the coding sequence TTGAAGATCCTCAAGTATGTCCTTCATGCCGTGATCCTTATCGGACTGGTCCTCGCCGCGTTGCGCTACCTGAACAGCGAGGAGGTGCTCGAGGCTCTCTACTCGTTCGATCCCTTCTATGGAGTCCTCGTCCTCATGGTGCCGGCGGTGCAGCTGGCGCTCAAGAGCTGGCGCTTCGAGGTCTTCCTGCGACCTTTCGGGGTGAGGCACCCGAGCACGGTCATGCGCGCCTACGCTGCCGGCCAGCCCGCTACCCTCGTCCCCGGGGGCATAGCGGCGCGGATCGGCCTCCTGAGCCAGGCCCACGTACCGGTGTCCACGTCGGCGGCAGCGGTACTCTTCTCCAGCCTCTTCGATCAGGCCGTCTTCGTCATGGGCCTGTTCGTGACCGCCATCTGGTTCCCCGCAGCCCGGGTGGCGGCGTTGATCACCCTGGGCGCCGTCGCGCTCGTCGCCCTGCTGTTGGCCGTGCCACAGGTGCGTACTCGGTTGGGACGCCCTTTCATCTGGCTGGCGAAGCGAGTGGGGCTGGAAGAGGGCGTCGAGAAGTTCGGCGAGGCGGTGCGAACCGACTTGAGCAAACGAGTGGTGGCGGGCGCCCTGGCCCTGTCGGTAGCCGCCTTCGCAACCGACGTCCTGCTGCTCGAGTTCAGCCTGCGCGGTCTCGACCTGCAGGTCCCGCTGCCCGAGGTCTTCCTCGCCTATCTGCTGCCCACCATGCTCGGGCGCCTCAGCGCATTGCCGGCAGGAGGCATAGGCTTGGCCGAGGCGGGGATAGTGGGTTACCTCGCGGGCGTCTCGGGGGTGGATCCCTCGGTTGCGGTGGTGGCCGCGGCCGTGTTCCGGGTCTCGACGGTCTTCCTGCAGGCGCTCTACGGCGCCTTCGTCTACTGGTTCGCTTGGAAGGGCGATCGCGAGTCGGTCCTGGCCACTCCGGCCGAGGCTTGA
- a CDS encoding class I SAM-dependent methyltransferase, whose protein sequence is MDTGYPPVPHLVAKAEELARLGGFTSSCGRRTGSLLSTLAAATSGRILELGSGCGVGSAWLASGMRGGSRLTTIELDRDRHEAVASLFAGLDDVVALHGDRRRALEGGPFDLACVDVGEAKDAGSDRVISSMSVGGVILLDDFTPGPLFRGEFDERWHRWMRDPRLVSCELVLEPDTAAIVATRVG, encoded by the coding sequence ATGGACACCGGTTACCCGCCCGTCCCCCATCTCGTGGCCAAGGCCGAGGAGCTGGCCCGGCTGGGCGGCTTCACCAGCTCGTGCGGTCGGCGCACGGGATCGCTCCTGAGCACGCTCGCTGCCGCCACCTCGGGCCGCATCCTCGAACTGGGAAGCGGTTGCGGCGTAGGCAGCGCCTGGCTAGCGAGCGGGATGAGGGGAGGTTCCCGGCTTACGACCATCGAGTTGGACCGGGACAGACACGAAGCGGTGGCCTCGCTCTTCGCAGGCCTCGATGACGTCGTCGCGTTGCACGGCGATCGGAGGAGGGCGCTGGAAGGGGGCCCCTTCGACCTGGCGTGCGTCGACGTAGGCGAAGCCAAGGATGCCGGCAGCGACCGGGTGATCTCGAGCATGAGCGTTGGCGGCGTCATCCTCCTCGACGACTTCACTCCCGGCCCGCTCTTCCGAGGCGAGTTCGACGAGCGCTGGCACCGGTGGATGAGGGACCCTCGTCTGGTGAGTTGCGAGCTGGTGCTCGAGCCCGATACCGCTGCGATCGTAGCGACGAGAGTCGGGTGA
- a CDS encoding GNAT family N-acetyltransferase: MGEGVKGKTSRTTDGGRMVEGQRLEVLPATADRWTDLEKLFGKSGAYSGCWCMYWRVSSNEFAANGNAGNRTALERLTGSGIVPGLLGYRDGEPVGWISLAPREQYGRLQRSPKLKPVDDQPVWAVVCFFVHREHRGRGVAGGLLDGAIAYARSNGATVIEAYPPDSGADRLADPAAYMGTVSLFRRAGFREIARRGPKRPIFRLTL, from the coding sequence ATGGGTGAGGGCGTCAAGGGCAAAACGAGCCGGACTACCGACGGCGGGAGGATGGTCGAGGGGCAACGGCTTGAGGTCTTGCCCGCCACCGCCGACCGCTGGACCGACCTCGAGAAACTCTTCGGCAAGAGCGGGGCCTACTCGGGCTGCTGGTGCATGTACTGGCGGGTCAGCTCGAACGAGTTCGCCGCGAACGGGAACGCCGGCAACCGGACCGCGCTCGAGCGACTCACCGGGTCGGGAATCGTGCCGGGTCTTCTCGGCTATCGCGACGGTGAGCCGGTGGGTTGGATCTCGCTGGCGCCCCGCGAGCAGTACGGAAGGCTGCAACGTTCGCCCAAGCTGAAGCCCGTGGACGACCAGCCGGTATGGGCGGTCGTCTGCTTCTTCGTCCACCGTGAACATCGCGGTCGCGGAGTGGCAGGCGGCCTCCTCGACGGAGCGATCGCTTACGCTCGCAGCAACGGCGCAACGGTCATCGAGGCGTACCCTCCAGACTCGGGAGCCGACAGGCTCGCAGATCCTGCGGCCTACATGGGCACCGTCTCGCTCTTCCGCCGAGCGGGTTTCAGGGAGATCGCCCGGCGAGGTCCCAAGCGTCCGATCTTCCGCCTTACCCTCTGA
- a CDS encoding prephenate dehydrogenase/arogenate dehydrogenase family protein produces MTRPAALFDTVVIAGVGLIGGSIGLGVRQRFLANRVVGLDHDPMALDAARGMGVIDEAQLEAGPWLRQADLVVLATPVRSLVRLAKSLEPYLSPRAVLTDVGSVKAEIVAELAHLPFVGGHPMAGSERVGVRNADAALLENAVWVLTPGSGTGSAALERVESFVEHLGAKPILVEPAQHDRLVAAVSHVPYLAAVALTRLVARDRDRDLLTLLAAGGFRDLTRVASGSPQMSRDMVVGNGAAVSEGLRSLSAELERLAELIDDPEALLAEAEAAKRTRDALPVVRRSLLPARFEVVIAVPDRPGELAKITRSLGEAGVNIKDIEVLGIREAGGAVRLAFDDEDGLRRGTAALEQAGYEARGRGYGN; encoded by the coding sequence GTGACGCGTCCGGCCGCCCTGTTCGACACCGTCGTCATAGCCGGGGTAGGCCTGATCGGCGGATCGATCGGGCTGGGCGTGCGCCAGCGCTTCCTGGCCAACCGTGTGGTGGGCCTCGACCACGACCCGATGGCTCTCGACGCTGCGCGAGGCATGGGTGTCATAGACGAGGCCCAGCTGGAGGCGGGACCCTGGCTGCGGCAGGCCGACCTGGTCGTGCTGGCCACACCGGTGAGGAGCCTGGTACGGCTTGCGAAGTCGCTCGAGCCTTACCTCTCGCCTCGAGCCGTCCTGACCGACGTCGGTTCGGTGAAGGCCGAGATCGTGGCGGAGCTCGCTCACCTGCCGTTCGTGGGCGGCCATCCGATGGCGGGATCAGAGAGAGTGGGCGTTCGGAATGCCGACGCCGCTCTTCTCGAGAACGCCGTCTGGGTCCTCACGCCTGGCTCGGGTACCGGCAGCGCTGCGCTCGAACGGGTCGAGTCTTTCGTCGAGCACCTCGGCGCCAAACCGATCCTGGTTGAACCGGCGCAACACGACAGGCTGGTCGCGGCCGTGAGCCACGTGCCCTACCTGGCCGCCGTGGCGCTCACCCGGTTGGTCGCCCGCGACCGGGACCGCGACCTCCTCACCCTGCTTGCCGCCGGCGGCTTCCGCGACCTGACCCGGGTCGCCTCCGGTTCGCCCCAGATGAGCCGCGACATGGTCGTAGGCAACGGCGCCGCCGTGAGTGAGGGCCTCCGGTCGCTCTCGGCCGAGCTGGAACGACTGGCGGAGCTCATCGACGACCCCGAGGCCCTCCTCGCGGAGGCGGAGGCGGCCAAGAGGACGAGGGACGCTCTGCCCGTGGTCCGCCGCAGCCTGCTGCCAGCTCGTTTCGAGGTGGTCATCGCGGTACCCGACAGGCCCGGTGAGCTGGCCAAGATAACTCGCTCGCTGGGCGAGGCCGGCGTGAACATCAAGGACATCGAGGTACTGGGTATACGCGAGGCGGGGGGAGCGGTGCGGCTCGCCTTCGACGACGAAGATGGCCTGCGCCGGGGCACTGCGGCGCTCGAGCAGGCGGGCTACGAGGCGCGCGGCCGAGGATACGGCAACTAG
- the aroF gene encoding 3-deoxy-7-phosphoheptulonate synthase, whose protein sequence is MVVVMRKEASKEAVGNVLEEIRILGFTPHVSEGESRVVIGAIGPAPTDDVIEHLRALGQVESVVPITKPFKLASREFRHEDSFVVIGGESSVPVKTGNGRFVVAAGPCGVEGLEQTRQAACIAKRHGASVLRGGAFKPRTSPYSFQGLGEEGLRILAQAREETGLPVVTEVTSPELVGVVAEVADMLQIGARNTQNFALLAEVGKSVKPVLFKRGMSTSLNEFLQAAEYILSQGNPNVVLCERGIRTFETATRFTLDLGAVPVLKELSHLPVWVDPSHAAGRRSLVAPLALAAAAAGADGLIVEVHPSPEKARSDAAQQLDETDFASLMQQLRPVTTALGKAL, encoded by the coding sequence ATGGTCGTCGTGATGCGCAAGGAGGCCTCGAAGGAGGCCGTCGGCAACGTTCTCGAAGAGATCAGGATACTCGGATTCACCCCCCACGTGAGCGAGGGTGAGTCCCGGGTAGTCATCGGAGCGATAGGCCCCGCTCCAACCGATGACGTGATCGAACATCTGCGGGCGCTCGGCCAGGTGGAGAGCGTAGTTCCGATAACCAAGCCGTTCAAGCTCGCATCACGGGAGTTCCGGCACGAAGATTCGTTCGTCGTCATAGGCGGAGAATCGAGCGTGCCGGTGAAGACGGGGAACGGTCGATTCGTGGTCGCGGCAGGGCCGTGCGGCGTCGAGGGACTCGAACAGACGCGCCAGGCGGCCTGCATAGCCAAACGACATGGCGCATCGGTACTGCGGGGCGGCGCATTCAAGCCTCGCACCAGCCCGTACTCCTTCCAGGGGCTGGGCGAGGAGGGCCTGCGGATACTGGCGCAGGCGCGCGAGGAGACCGGCCTCCCGGTGGTGACCGAAGTGACCTCGCCCGAGTTGGTGGGGGTAGTAGCCGAGGTTGCCGACATGCTGCAGATCGGCGCTCGCAACACCCAGAACTTCGCCCTCCTGGCAGAGGTCGGTAAGTCGGTCAAGCCGGTGCTCTTCAAACGGGGCATGTCGACGAGCCTGAACGAATTCCTCCAGGCGGCCGAATACATCCTCTCCCAGGGGAACCCCAACGTGGTCCTCTGCGAACGAGGCATCAGGACGTTCGAGACAGCCACCCGTTTCACCCTCGACCTCGGCGCCGTTCCCGTGCTGAAGGAACTTTCGCACCTGCCCGTCTGGGTGGATCCGTCGCACGCCGCCGGCCGCCGCTCGCTGGTTGCTCCCCTGGCGCTGGCCGCGGCCGCCGCGGGCGCCGACGGCCTGATCGTCGAAGTCCATCCCAGTCCCGAGAAAGCGCGCTCCGACGCCGCTCAGCAGCTCGACGAAACCGACTTCGCGTCGCTCATGCAGCAACTCCGGCCGGTGACGACCGCGCTCGGCAAGGCCCTCTGA
- a CDS encoding RrF2 family transcriptional regulator, with translation MRLSATDIYALQALGYLATGPSEKWVASEDVSQATGVARPYLVRILAALTANGIVESKKGVGGGYRLSRAPQEINLRDVMRAIDGPVAPLSCISLKWHQPCVVEEVCHARNSIWKRLRDAVLAVLAEFTVADLAIDFDQGVDYRPCLDHLLRPNV, from the coding sequence ATGCGACTCTCGGCGACCGATATCTACGCTCTGCAGGCGCTCGGCTACCTGGCGACGGGGCCCAGCGAGAAGTGGGTGGCGAGTGAGGATGTGAGCCAGGCGACCGGGGTCGCCCGGCCCTACCTCGTTCGCATCCTCGCCGCGCTCACGGCCAACGGCATCGTCGAGTCGAAGAAGGGGGTGGGCGGCGGCTACCGCCTCTCGCGAGCGCCGCAAGAGATCAACCTCCGGGACGTGATGCGCGCCATCGACGGACCGGTTGCTCCCCTGTCGTGCATCAGCCTCAAGTGGCATCAGCCGTGCGTCGTAGAGGAGGTATGCCACGCGCGCAACAGCATCTGGAAGCGGTTGCGCGACGCCGTCCTGGCGGTCCTGGCAGAGTTCACCGTCGCAGATCTGGCGATCGATTTCGATCAGGGCGTGGACTACCGGCCCTGCCTCGACCACCTCCTGCGGCCCAACGTCTGA
- a CDS encoding AAA family ATPase yields MSERSLFESELDQPLAARMRPRTLDEFIGQGHILAPGRLLRRAIQADQLSSLIFYGPPGTGKTTLARVIANSTRAHFTALNAVLSGVKDIREAVKEAGDRQRMGRRTILFVDEVHRFNKAQQDALLPWVENGTVILIGATTENPYFEVNKALVSRSRIFQLEPLDAEDLRRVAYQALSNEERGYGRLQVEIDEDALEHLVNVANGDARALLNALELAVTTTVPDDEGIVVITREVAEESIQRRAVLYDKEGDAHFDTISAFIKSLRGSDPDAALYWMGKMVYAGEDPRFMFRRMIVFASEDVGLADPQALAVTMAAAQAFDYVGMPEGRFHLSQAALYLATAPKSNSTMGFFDALAAVQQEREAEVPNHLRDANRDSEGFGHGEGYLYPHAYRDHWVAQQYLPEALQGKLFYRPSEQGFERRIRDEVARRREAQLAAMLEQEFSAPPEVLTGGPVDRARDRWLQRTVSQAGARLAEIRERVFDLARIQRHQLVLDLDAGSGLFTWEAVRRAPEGQVWSLVGTPEEAEALEQQALALPELERPVVLSGDLATLRERLENGEAEPVRFDVIIGRGLLGDAEDARAVADELRLLSREGGRLVAAEPFPANGQRLYELVSHEGLDEEVVERWRQAEEEIYRDSRDTRFKWQPETAVAALEQSGFGVVRTHLHSAQVGRRVTPEMVDGWFPAKPGGSSYAGRLAKRLSKEELAEVERRLRRLEGSLVSWRVASAIIEAA; encoded by the coding sequence ATGAGCGAACGAAGCCTCTTCGAGAGCGAACTCGACCAGCCGCTGGCCGCGCGGATGCGGCCACGGACTCTCGACGAGTTCATCGGCCAGGGTCATATCCTCGCCCCCGGCCGACTCCTGCGGCGAGCGATCCAGGCCGACCAGCTCTCCAGCCTCATCTTCTACGGCCCGCCAGGCACCGGCAAGACTACCCTCGCTCGCGTCATCGCCAACTCGACCAGGGCGCACTTCACCGCTCTCAACGCGGTCCTCTCCGGGGTGAAGGACATCCGCGAGGCGGTCAAGGAGGCCGGCGATCGCCAGCGGATGGGCCGCCGCACCATCCTCTTCGTCGATGAGGTCCACCGCTTCAACAAGGCGCAGCAGGACGCCCTATTGCCCTGGGTCGAGAACGGCACCGTCATCCTCATCGGAGCCACCACCGAGAACCCCTACTTCGAGGTGAACAAGGCGCTCGTCAGCCGCTCCAGGATCTTCCAGCTCGAGCCTCTGGACGCCGAGGACCTTCGCCGGGTCGCCTACCAGGCGCTCTCCAACGAGGAGCGCGGCTACGGCCGGCTCCAGGTCGAGATCGACGAGGACGCCCTCGAGCATCTGGTGAACGTGGCCAACGGCGACGCCCGAGCACTGCTCAACGCCCTCGAACTGGCCGTCACTACGACGGTGCCGGACGACGAGGGGATCGTCGTCATCACGCGGGAGGTGGCCGAGGAATCGATCCAGCGTCGTGCGGTCCTCTACGACAAGGAAGGCGACGCCCACTTCGATACCATCAGCGCTTTCATCAAGAGCCTGCGGGGTTCCGATCCCGACGCGGCCCTCTACTGGATGGGCAAGATGGTCTACGCCGGCGAGGACCCACGCTTCATGTTCAGGCGCATGATCGTCTTCGCTTCCGAGGACGTCGGCCTGGCCGACCCGCAGGCCCTCGCCGTGACGATGGCGGCCGCGCAGGCGTTCGACTACGTGGGAATGCCCGAGGGGCGCTTCCATCTCTCCCAGGCTGCGCTCTACCTGGCGACCGCACCCAAGAGCAACTCGACGATGGGCTTCTTCGATGCCCTTGCGGCGGTTCAGCAGGAACGGGAGGCGGAGGTACCGAACCACCTTCGCGACGCGAACAGGGACAGCGAAGGGTTCGGCCATGGCGAAGGGTACCTCTACCCGCACGCCTACCGGGACCACTGGGTGGCACAGCAGTACCTGCCCGAAGCGCTGCAGGGCAAACTCTTCTACCGCCCCAGTGAGCAGGGCTTCGAGCGGCGGATCCGGGACGAGGTCGCCAGGCGCCGGGAAGCGCAGCTGGCTGCGATGCTCGAGCAGGAATTCTCGGCACCGCCCGAGGTGCTGACGGGCGGCCCGGTCGACAGGGCGCGGGATCGCTGGCTGCAGCGCACGGTGAGCCAGGCGGGCGCCCGTCTCGCCGAGATCCGCGAGCGCGTGTTCGATCTCGCCCGGATACAGCGTCACCAGCTCGTGCTAGACCTGGATGCCGGCAGCGGCCTCTTCACCTGGGAGGCTGTCCGGCGGGCTCCGGAAGGTCAGGTGTGGAGCCTTGTAGGCACGCCCGAAGAAGCGGAGGCGCTCGAGCAGCAAGCCTTGGCACTTCCTGAGCTGGAACGCCCGGTAGTGTTGAGCGGCGACCTCGCCACACTGCGAGAACGCCTGGAGAACGGCGAAGCCGAACCGGTCCGCTTCGACGTGATCATCGGCCGAGGATTACTGGGCGATGCCGAAGACGCGCGCGCAGTGGCCGACGAACTCAGGCTACTCTCGCGTGAGGGCGGAAGGCTCGTCGCCGCAGAACCGTTCCCGGCGAACGGACAGCGACTCTACGAACTCGTGAGTCACGAAGGGCTCGACGAGGAGGTGGTGGAGAGGTGGCGCCAGGCGGAGGAGGAGATCTACCGGGACTCCAGAGACACACGCTTCAAGTGGCAACCTGAGACTGCCGTCGCGGCCCTCGAGCAGTCGGGTTTCGGGGTCGTCCGGACGCACCTGCACAGCGCCCAAGTCGGACGCCGCGTGACCCCGGAGATGGTGGACGGCTGGTTCCCCGCGAAGCCCGGCGGATCCTCCTACGCCGGCAGGTTGGCCAAGCGCCTATCCAAGGAGGAGCTGGCCGAAGTGGAGCGAAGGTTGCGCCGCCTCGAGGGATCACTGGTGAGCTGGCGCGTCGCTTCGGCGATAATCGAGGCGGCCTAG